The Diceros bicornis minor isolate mBicDic1 chromosome 1, mDicBic1.mat.cur, whole genome shotgun sequence sequence ATGCAGTATCTGTGAATTATTATAGAATAAGACGATACACTCAGCAGTCAGAATTCAGTAGTGAATTTAACCCTGAAGCAAATAGGATTTGTTTTATCCTATGGCCTATTTTTCTCTTACTGGACATATGAATTCCTGGGCCCATACAAGAGTCAATTACTATTATATGGCTTTTTGAAGCACCGGCTACAAAAATGTTCCTGTTTGCAGGTGGAGTTGATGGTTTTGTAAAATCAGTTTCatgttgatggatgaatagacAAGAGCTCAAAGACACTGGAAGGAAAGAGACAAGTGAAGATTAAACTGCAGCAATCAAACAATGAGTTGATGAGGCACTAGCTCAGATCTCTCTGTTCCTCATCCAGTCCTTCCTTTATTCACTCTAATCACCATTTCACCCCAGTCACTTTTAATTCTCATAGATGGGCTCTGCCCATTGACCCTCTAGCAGCTgtccttctttgttccttttactACTCCTTggggttatttccatttttctccccagttTGCAAAGTCCTCTTTGCATATAGCCAGATATGTTTGTGTTCTTTTCATagtctctgtttctgtttctactattacaattaaaaacaaaaagttgtgGGGTATAGATTCCATTTAGCCTTAGTATTTCTTTTAGATCTGGATATTAGGCCTGACAGTAAAGATTCAATTTCACAATAGGGTGAAGGGTTATGAGCCATAATACATTAGCAGAAATATTCACCAACACGTAGTTTATTCTGCTTCCTTCTAGAAGAAGTCTGGCAAGTTCGTGACTCCATGGAGAGCCACCAGGAGAACCAAGAAACACTTTTGAGGCGTGTTGCATTCACTGACCAGGAAACTGTGACTGAGGAAAAGGGTAGCAAGTGTAATGcacttggaaatatttttcatCTGAGCACAGATTTTGTTTCTTCAAAACAAAGAATCCAAAAACATGCCTCTTATGGTAGGAGTTTGAACTATTTAGACTTATTTAGTGGTAATAGAAGATATGCAAGAAAGAATGAATGTAGtcaatgtgggaaagccttcttcCAGAAGTCAGACCTCATTATCCATGAGAGAATTCATACAGGAGAAAAGCCTTTTGTATGTATTGattgtgggaaagccttcaggaaGAAATCAAATCTCGTTATACATCTGAGAATCCATACTCAAGAGAAACCTTATGAGTGTACTGAATGTAGAAAAGCTTTCTCCCATAAGTCACACCTCATtgaacatcagagaattcacactgggGAAAAACCCTATGTATGTAATGAGTGTAGGAAAGCATTTTTCCAAAAATCACACCTCAGCATTCACaagagaactcatactggagagaaaccctatgtgTGTGATGAATGTGGGAGAGCCTTCAGCATGAAGTCACATCTCTTTGTACATCAGAGAATACACACGGGAGAGAAACCTTATGTACGTACGAAGTGTGAGAGAGCATTCAGTAAAGTGTCATGCCTTATTAGACATCAGAAAattcatactggggagaaacctTATGCATGTAATGAGTGTAAAAAAGTGTTTTCTGAGAAGTCTGACCTCATTATCCATCACAGAACTCACACAGGAGAAAGACCCTATGAATGCAAtcaatgtgggaaagccttcagacaTAGCTCAGCCTTCGGTAGACATAAGAGGACTCATAAAGAAGAAATCCCTTAAAGAGAAACTAATGTGGGAATATCTTCAACTAAAAATTACAGAAAGCCTTCAGTAGAAACCAAACTTTATTATGTATCAAGAAGTCTAACTAAGGAGAAGCCTATTAATTCAAAATGTTTAGAAAAGTATGTAGCTATGTTTCTGTAGAAATCATACTCCAGATGTGATGCCAAAGTATTTCTAGAAGATATTACAAAAGGTACACCTTGTTATTAAAGGATAAATGCCCGCTGTGACTACAAAGACTTTTGAAATATTAGTAAGCATACTAATCAGAACAAAATTAGAAAACCACATATGGACAATCCtcaaaatatgaaagaattaTATTCCTACCTGTACTACATTATGTTATGCACCACATAACATAAATCATATATGTGTTGGAATTGCATATGTGAAGTAACATAACtatgaatataaaataagtattatATATAGAATGCCCTCtaccaaaattttccacattaaataataccaatttttcttctattaagaaagtatggggccggccccgtggcttagcagttaagtgtgcacgctccgctgctggcagcccgggttcggatcctgggcacgcaccaacacactgcttctccagccatgctgaggccgcgtcccacatacagcaactagaaggatgtgcagctatgacatacaactatctactggggctttggggggaaaataaataaacaaataaaaaaatctttaaaaaaaaaaataaaatttaaaaaaaaaaaagaagacagtatgaattataacaaaaaatatgGCATTCAGTAAGATTTCTAAAGTGTAAAATAACAACGTTTTTTTCCTGTTGCTGGTATATATAAAAGACTTCTGCTTTTTGATCAGTAATAGAGTACGTAAAGGtgttatttacataaaatatataaatatgagaTAGATAAATATATGAGAATGAGCAAAAGAAAATAACCATGGCCTCTTAACAACACTTGCTACAatttaaatagttatttttgCTGACTAAATTATCTCCTTACATACTGTTATTgtcccccccccaaattcatatgttgaagccctaatgcttagtacctcagaatgtgactgcattgggagatagggcctttaaagagtaattaagttaaaaggaGGCCATTctggtgggctctaatccaatctgactgttGTCCTTACaaaaagaagagattaggacaccaGGGATGTgggtgcacagaggaaagaccgtgTGAAGAGGCCACAGGAGGGCAGCCTCAGAAGAAGCCAACACTGCCtgccccttgatcttggacttccaacctccagaactgtgagaaaataaatttctcttttctaaGCCACcgagtctatggtattttgttatggcagccctagaaaattaatatacatACTACTGCTCCTTTTTACTGGGTTACTTCAAAATTTGAGTATACGAAGTATGAGTACTATGTAACCCAACAATATGACTGGGGACTTGTACTGTGCACCGTTTCTATATATCTGGCGTTTTCTAATTTACCTTGCAGTAGAAGGGTAGAATGACA is a genomic window containing:
- the LOC131411349 gene encoding zinc finger protein 182-like; the protein is MESHQENQETLLRRVAFTDQETVTEEKGSKCNALGNIFHLSTDFVSSKQRIQKHASYGRSLNYLDLFSGNRRYARKNECSQCGKAFFQKSDLIIHERIHTGEKPFVCIDCGKAFRKKSNLVIHLRIHTQEKPYECTECRKAFSHKSHLIEHQRIHTGEKPYVCNECRKAFFQKSHLSIHKRTHTGEKPYVCDECGRAFSMKSHLFVHQRIHTGEKPYVRTKCERAFSKVSCLIRHQKIHTGEKPYACNECKKVFSEKSDLIIHHRTHTGERPYECNQCGKAFRHSSAFGRHKRTHKEEIP